The genomic segment ATACTCATTATCAGATTTCTATCTATTTCCATTAAAATGAGgacctttattttttgtttttgtatttgtattccTCAAAGCTCGAGAGTGAAATAACATTATTTACACTTGGATTTTCTTTCAGACTTTGAAATTAGAcccaaaatgaaagaattaacTCCACAGAAGAGCATTTCTAAAGAAGTAATACTCCATAATATGATCGTTTACTCAGTTTTTGAAGACTGGAAACTTGAAGATGAGATAAATTACCAGGAAAACCAAGACAAACTTTTGAACCAAGTTGCATTTATTAACAATAAGCCACTGACTGAGGAGATCAACCAAGAATATAACACACTGGGGAAAGTAGTTCGTCTGAACAGAACATCTAATGAACACATCAGAGCCTTCATACATAAGTCATACCTCTTTGCACAACCAAAATTTCTaacaagtgaaaaatataaatgtattcagtgtgggaaagccttcagtgGAAAGTCAGGACTTATTgtacatcagagaattcatactggggaAAAACCATACAAATGTAATGACTGTGAAAAAGCCTTTATTCAGAAGTCACAGCTCACTGTACATCAGAGAactcatacaggagagaaaccctatgaatgtagtGAATGTGGAAAAGCATTCATCCAGAAGTCAAACCTCATTATTCATCAGAGGATTCACACaggggagaaaccctatgaatgcaATGAATGTAGGAAGGCTTTCATCAAGAAATCAACACTTAGTGTTCATCAAAGAGCTCATATGGGGGAGAAACCATATGAATGTGatgaatgtggaaaagccttcatCTGGCAGTCACAGCTCATTgtacatcagagaattcatactggggagaaacccCATAGATGTAATGAGTGTGGAAAAGCCTTCAACAGAAAGTCCGAACTAAGTGTACATCacagaattcatactggagagaaaccctttGAATGTAATGAATGTAAAAAAGCCTTCATTCAGAAGTCAGATCTCATTGTACATCAGAGAACTCACACTGGGGACAAAAGATATCAATGCattgaatgtgggaaagccttcatcCGGAGTTCACAATTCATtgaacatcagagaatt from the Hippopotamus amphibius kiboko isolate mHipAmp2 chromosome 2, mHipAmp2.hap2, whole genome shotgun sequence genome contains:
- the LOC130844087 gene encoding zinc finger protein 300-like isoform X3, producing the protein MEEGEMSNWASSDFEIRPKMKELTPQKSISKEVILHNMIVYSVFEDWKLEDEINYQENQDKLLNQVAFINNKPLTEEINQEYNTLGKVVRLNRTSNEHIRAFIHKSYLFAQPKFLTSEKYKCIQCGKAFSGKSGLIVHQRIHTGEKPYKCNDCEKAFIQKSQLTVHQRTHTGEKPYECSECGKAFIQKSNLIIHQRIHTGEKPYECNECRKAFIKKSTLSVHQRAHMGEKPYECDECGKAFIWQSQLIVHQRIHTGEKPHRCNECGKAFNRKSELSVHHRIHTGEKPFECNECKKAFIQKSDLIVHQRTHTGDKRYQCIECGKAFIRSSQFIEHQRIHTGDKPYECSDCRKAFIQKSQLIVHQRIHTGTKPYKCTECGKAFSKKSHLTVHHRIHTGEKPYECSDCRKAFSKKSTLIVHQRIHIEQKHF
- the LOC130844087 gene encoding zinc finger protein 300-like isoform X1 produces the protein MTRSQGFVSFKDVTVDFTQEEWQELDSAQKNLYRDVMLENYSNLVSVGCQSLNSDVIFLFKQGEPWMEEGEMSNWASSDFEIRPKMKELTPQKSISKEVILHNMIVYSVFEDWKLEDEINYQENQDKLLNQVAFINNKPLTEEINQEYNTLGKVVRLNRTSNEHIRAFIHKSYLFAQPKFLTSEKYKCIQCGKAFSGKSGLIVHQRIHTGEKPYKCNDCEKAFIQKSQLTVHQRTHTGEKPYECSECGKAFIQKSNLIIHQRIHTGEKPYECNECRKAFIKKSTLSVHQRAHMGEKPYECDECGKAFIWQSQLIVHQRIHTGEKPHRCNECGKAFNRKSELSVHHRIHTGEKPFECNECKKAFIQKSDLIVHQRTHTGDKRYQCIECGKAFIRSSQFIEHQRIHTGDKPYECSDCRKAFIQKSQLIVHQRIHTGTKPYKCTECGKAFSKKSHLTVHHRIHTGEKPYECSDCRKAFSKKSTLIVHQRIHIEQKHF